In one Anaerohalosphaeraceae bacterium genomic region, the following are encoded:
- the rpsM gene encoding 30S ribosomal protein S13 — translation MPRIIGVDVPNNKPAWIALSYIHGIGRYLACKILEEAKVNPQVRAGQLTEDEVSRITQIIDRDYLVEGQLRRKVSQDIARLKEIGCYRGIRHRRGLPVRGQQTQSNARTRKGKRKTVAGKKSVKEMR, via the coding sequence ATGCCCCGTATCATTGGTGTAGATGTACCGAACAACAAGCCGGCGTGGATTGCCTTAAGCTACATCCACGGCATCGGACGCTATCTGGCCTGCAAGATTCTGGAGGAAGCCAAGGTCAATCCGCAGGTGCGGGCCGGGCAATTGACGGAAGATGAGGTCAGCCGAATCACCCAGATTATCGACCGGGACTACCTCGTGGAAGGGCAGCTGCGGAGAAAGGTTTCGCAGGATATCGCTCGTCTGAAGGAAATCGGCTGCTATCGGGGCATTCGTCACCGCCGCGGTCTTCCGGTTCGCGGTCAGCAGACGCAAAGCAATGCCCGTACGCGGAAAGGCAAACGGAAAACCGTGGCCGGCAAGAAGAGCGTCAAAGAAATGCGGTAA
- a CDS encoding HlyD family efflux transporter periplasmic adaptor subunit translates to MNSDRRIISKRKGHILTGLLPVLVWLAALAAVCYLFFYRHGRFSTVGIAGSQTCVFTAPDSGWVISVPVHLYQSVRRGQPLAVLRLLAPAEIERTRAQLEAEKAAALTELEYRKLQAEQMIRQLAAGQSRERLEQLYREHQMALDAERTRLLILEIQTRLEPARIQLKDLENEQRVLEELLARKAIEPYELQKVRVQAEALAVQIAQDQQRLEQARQDYQTLQERLEAFRASAGSVSPEPMLSLEPLRRAIVQQEKRLEELSAVHFDVVLEAPFDGIVASVGCTPGQTVSRDMPILTLVAPSVDFVTAWVPQEQGASITLRQPVEIIKTSAPRKVLRSEVAEIGPMVELMPERLWKNPTIPEWGRPVRIPVHPDMQLLPNELVGIRGI, encoded by the coding sequence TTGAACTCTGACCGGAGAATCATTTCGAAGAGAAAGGGGCATATCCTGACGGGGCTGCTGCCGGTACTGGTCTGGCTGGCGGCGCTGGCGGCGGTTTGTTATCTTTTCTTTTATCGTCACGGGCGGTTTTCAACGGTGGGAATCGCCGGTTCGCAGACCTGTGTCTTCACCGCACCGGATTCCGGATGGGTCATCTCGGTGCCGGTTCATCTGTATCAGTCAGTCCGCCGGGGACAGCCCCTGGCGGTTCTGCGGCTTCTGGCGCCGGCGGAAATTGAGCGGACGCGGGCCCAGCTGGAAGCGGAGAAAGCGGCGGCCCTGACGGAGCTCGAATATCGGAAACTGCAGGCCGAACAGATGATTCGACAGCTGGCCGCCGGACAGTCACGCGAGCGCCTCGAGCAGCTCTATCGCGAGCACCAGATGGCCCTGGATGCAGAACGAACTCGCCTGCTGATTCTGGAGATTCAGACGCGTCTTGAGCCGGCTCGCATTCAGCTCAAAGACCTCGAAAACGAACAGCGGGTCCTCGAAGAGCTGTTGGCCAGGAAGGCGATAGAACCGTACGAACTGCAGAAAGTCCGGGTTCAGGCGGAGGCCCTGGCGGTTCAGATTGCTCAGGACCAGCAGCGGCTGGAGCAGGCCCGACAGGATTATCAGACTCTTCAGGAGCGTCTGGAGGCCTTCCGGGCTTCGGCTGGTTCGGTTTCTCCGGAGCCGATGCTGTCTCTGGAGCCGCTTCGGCGGGCCATTGTTCAGCAGGAAAAGCGGCTGGAGGAGCTTTCGGCCGTGCATTTTGATGTGGTTCTCGAGGCTCCTTTTGATGGGATTGTTGCCTCCGTCGGCTGTACACCCGGCCAGACCGTCAGCCGGGATATGCCGATTCTGACACTGGTGGCCCCGTCCGTCGATTTTGTGACGGCCTGGGTGCCTCAGGAACAAGGCGCTTCCATCACACTGCGTCAGCCGGTCGAAATCATCAAGACGTCCGCTCCCCGAAAGGTCCTGCGTTCCGAGGTGGCTGAAATCGGCCCAATGGTGGAACTGATGCCGGAACGGCTCTGGAAAAATCCGACGATTCCGGAATGGGGCCGACCCGTTCGGATTCCGGTGCATCCGGATATGCAGCTGCTCCCGAATGAACTGGTGGGAATTCGCGGCATTTAG
- a CDS encoding DUF4956 domain-containing protein, translated as MMDGLRHLFDDYSSQSGADALTVILSLLLAFVLGQVLAWIYSFTHHGLSYSKSFVQSLIVITIVVALVMTTIAGSFVVAVGLMGALSIIRFRNMIKDTRDIAFLFCALVIGMACGSGRYAIAVIGTAVLGLVLLYLYWADFGAFHSSNALLRFTFHGELSPDHPLFKVLRRFCRTIVLTSSQSRGPDRSRMDYAYQITLRKASLNQQMLSELRKIEGIENLSIAIQEQILEL; from the coding sequence ATGATGGACGGATTACGGCATCTATTTGATGATTATTCTTCGCAGTCGGGAGCGGATGCTCTGACAGTGATTCTGTCGCTGCTGCTGGCGTTTGTGCTCGGACAGGTGCTGGCGTGGATTTATTCGTTTACGCATCACGGACTGTCGTATTCCAAATCCTTTGTGCAGTCGCTGATTGTGATTACGATAGTGGTGGCCCTTGTGATGACGACGATTGCCGGCAGCTTTGTCGTGGCGGTCGGTTTGATGGGGGCGCTGTCGATTATCCGGTTTCGAAACATGATTAAGGACACGCGGGACATTGCTTTTTTGTTCTGCGCTCTGGTGATCGGCATGGCCTGCGGGTCCGGACGATATGCGATTGCCGTCATCGGCACGGCGGTTCTCGGGCTGGTGCTGCTCTATCTGTACTGGGCGGATTTCGGGGCGTTTCATTCAAGCAATGCGCTGCTTCGGTTTACCTTTCACGGCGAGCTGAGTCCGGACCATCCGCTTTTTAAGGTGCTCCGGCGGTTTTGCCGGACGATTGTCCTGACCTCTTCCCAAAGCCGCGGGCCGGACCGTTCCCGGATGGATTACGCCTATCAGATTACTCTGCGGAAGGCCTCTCTGAATCAGCAGATGCTTTCCGAACTGCGGAAAATCGAAGGAATTGAGAATCTGAGCATAGCCATTCAGGAGCAAATCCTTGAACTCTGA
- a CDS encoding TolC family protein, with translation MKNTVLTAGGICYLLLWFAGCSLDPERVSRQTDDVVYSLLEDRWKESFGDGADYRIDPFSSPSRPERLQEFEQNPVLSLARAAELAVTRTHEYQTAKEQLYLAALNLRDAQHLYEWTPFARATGGYAKEGDQGGEGGREALGGSGEGGIRRLLASGTVLTSGLSVGYMDVLSGDFRSGLQTIFQAAVTQPLLRGADRKVVLEALTQAEQDTLYAIRDFNRFRQTFLVSVVTEYYRLLFYQMQLKYSREHYLQMLSIYDRMAPLVQAGRLAAFELEQAHQDKIRAWDSYLQARQQYETQKDVLKRMLNIPQEAPIEPDVNEWAALADGLRELPLTEEQAIEAALNQRLDLANAFDRTLDAQRHAEIAADALKADLTFVGFYSPANDGARRYAFGADPGDLQRVRDRYEATLRLDLPLDREREKNNYKRALIAWAQQQRIHQQLTEQVVLEVRKAYRDCQEARQRYQVQKEACRLAQERLEKTLELMQVARAKSRDVLDAQKDSYQAHRAFTEAVFAYSTALLQFYRDTGMLWVKSGGGWEVRTASSAGIQP, from the coding sequence ATGAAAAACACGGTTCTCACAGCCGGGGGGATTTGTTATCTGCTTTTATGGTTTGCCGGATGTTCGCTGGACCCGGAACGAGTGAGCCGTCAGACGGATGACGTTGTGTATTCCCTTTTGGAAGACCGCTGGAAGGAGTCTTTCGGAGACGGAGCAGATTACCGGATAGACCCCTTTTCATCTCCCAGCCGGCCGGAGCGCCTCCAGGAATTTGAACAAAACCCTGTTCTGTCGCTGGCCCGGGCGGCCGAGCTGGCGGTGACGAGGACCCATGAATATCAGACCGCCAAGGAGCAGCTGTATCTGGCGGCCCTGAATCTGCGGGATGCGCAGCATTTGTATGAGTGGACGCCGTTTGCGCGGGCCACGGGGGGATATGCCAAAGAAGGCGACCAGGGAGGGGAGGGCGGGCGGGAGGCCCTGGGGGGTTCCGGAGAAGGAGGCATCCGCAGACTGCTGGCGAGCGGTACGGTTCTGACAAGCGGTTTGTCGGTCGGCTATATGGATGTCTTGTCGGGGGACTTCCGCAGCGGTCTGCAGACTATCTTTCAGGCGGCGGTGACCCAGCCGCTTCTTCGCGGGGCGGACCGAAAGGTTGTTCTGGAGGCCCTGACGCAGGCTGAGCAGGATACGCTGTATGCCATTCGGGACTTCAATCGGTTTCGCCAGACCTTTCTGGTGTCTGTCGTGACGGAGTATTACCGCCTGCTTTTTTATCAGATGCAGCTGAAATACAGCCGGGAGCACTACCTGCAGATGCTGTCGATCTATGACAGGATGGCTCCGCTGGTTCAGGCCGGCCGTTTAGCGGCGTTTGAACTGGAGCAGGCCCATCAGGACAAAATCCGCGCCTGGGACAGCTACCTTCAGGCACGGCAGCAGTATGAAACCCAGAAAGATGTGCTCAAACGGATGCTCAATATTCCGCAGGAGGCGCCGATTGAACCGGATGTGAATGAATGGGCGGCCCTGGCCGATGGGCTCCGCGAGCTGCCTCTGACGGAGGAGCAGGCAATTGAGGCGGCCCTGAATCAGCGTCTGGATTTGGCCAATGCCTTTGACCGCACGCTCGATGCACAGCGGCATGCAGAAATAGCGGCGGATGCCCTGAAGGCGGATTTGACCTTCGTGGGTTTTTACAGCCCCGCCAACGACGGCGCCAGACGGTATGCGTTCGGGGCCGACCCGGGCGATTTGCAGCGGGTTCGCGACCGCTACGAGGCAACGCTTCGGCTGGACCTGCCGCTGGACCGGGAAAGGGAGAAAAATAACTACAAGCGGGCCCTGATTGCCTGGGCGCAGCAGCAGCGGATTCATCAGCAGCTGACCGAGCAGGTGGTTCTGGAGGTGCGGAAGGCCTATCGGGACTGTCAGGAAGCCCGGCAGCGATATCAGGTTCAAAAGGAGGCCTGCCGGCTGGCACAGGAGCGGCTGGAAAAGACCCTCGAGCTGATGCAGGTTGCCCGGGCCAAAAGCCGCGATGTCCTCGATGCCCAGAAGGATTCTTATCAGGCCCATCGGGCCTTTACGGAGGCCGTTTTTGCGTATTCGACGGCCCTGTTGCAGTTTTATCGGGATACCGGAATGCTGTGGGTGAAATCCGGCGGAGGATGGGAGGTGCGGACGGCGTCATCGGCCGGTATTCAGCCGTAG
- the map gene encoding type I methionyl aminopeptidase: protein MAIKLRSRREIEKIRRAGQVVAKVLSKLKEEAGPGVSTAHLDALARRLTREAGAIALFEGVPNPSGGRPFPGAVCTSVNEQLVHGIPSPDVVLRPGDILSVDFGVKLDGYCGDAAFTIGIGPIAPAHRRLLEVTERMLQIAIERMAPGVRWSTIAAQMEACAKEARFSVVKDYVGHGIGTEMHEEPKVPNFVSPELLREDIVLQEGMVLAVEPMVNMGKPGVRTLKDGWTVVTKDRQYSAHFEHTIAVVKGGCEVLTLDEKAG, encoded by the coding sequence ATGGCGATTAAGCTCAGAAGCCGCCGGGAAATCGAGAAAATCCGCCGGGCCGGACAGGTCGTGGCGAAGGTTCTTTCAAAACTCAAAGAGGAAGCCGGACCGGGCGTCAGCACGGCGCATCTGGATGCCCTGGCCCGCCGATTGACCCGAGAGGCCGGAGCGATTGCCCTGTTTGAAGGGGTTCCCAATCCTTCCGGAGGCCGGCCGTTCCCGGGGGCCGTTTGTACCTCGGTCAATGAGCAGCTGGTGCACGGGATTCCTTCGCCGGATGTGGTGCTGCGGCCGGGCGATATTCTGAGCGTCGATTTCGGGGTGAAACTGGATGGATACTGCGGCGATGCAGCCTTTACCATCGGAATCGGCCCCATTGCTCCGGCACATCGGCGGCTGCTGGAGGTGACGGAGCGGATGCTCCAGATTGCGATCGAGCGGATGGCGCCGGGGGTTCGGTGGAGTACGATAGCGGCCCAGATGGAGGCCTGTGCGAAAGAAGCCCGATTTTCCGTGGTGAAGGATTATGTCGGGCACGGCATCGGGACGGAAATGCATGAGGAGCCCAAGGTGCCGAATTTTGTCAGCCCGGAACTGCTTCGCGAGGATATCGTGCTTCAGGAGGGGATGGTGCTGGCGGTAGAACCGATGGTCAATATGGGCAAGCCGGGCGTTCGGACGCTGAAAGACGGATGGACCGTTGTGACAAAAGATCGGCAGTATTCGGCCCATTTTGAACATACAATAGCAGTGGTAAAAGGCGGCTGTGAGGTTTTAACGCTCGATGAGAAGGCCGGGTAA
- the rpsK gene encoding 30S ribosomal protein S11 translates to MAKSVKRKVRKNVVRGIVHITATFNNTLITVTDMDGDTICQDSGGSVGFKGSRKSTPFAAQRAAEKAARTAMRSGLREVEIRVKGPGSGRESAIAAIQQAGLRIASIEDVTPIPHNGCRPRKRRRV, encoded by the coding sequence ATGGCCAAAAGCGTAAAACGAAAAGTTCGGAAAAATGTGGTTCGCGGGATTGTTCATATCACGGCGACGTTCAACAACACCCTGATTACGGTCACGGATATGGACGGCGATACGATTTGTCAGGATTCCGGCGGCAGCGTGGGCTTTAAGGGCTCGCGGAAGAGTACGCCGTTTGCGGCACAGCGGGCGGCGGAAAAGGCGGCCCGTACGGCGATGCGCAGCGGCCTGCGCGAGGTGGAAATCCGCGTCAAAGGGCCCGGGTCCGGCCGGGAATCGGCGATTGCCGCGATTCAGCAGGCGGGTCTTCGGATTGCCTCCATTGAGGATGTCACGCCGATTCCGCACAACGGGTGCCGTCCCCGCAAGCGTCGGCGTGTTTAA
- a CDS encoding HIT family protein — MDECVFCRIAAGQIPSAKVFENEEVLAFLDIGPVSDGHTLVIPRRHYNRLDECPASTLSSLAAVLSQVSGAVQKAMKADGYNVLCNNGRAAGQIVEHLHFHIIPRKTGDGLFRNWPSYSYPEGKAAQIAEQIRRMLEK, encoded by the coding sequence ATGGATGAATGTGTATTTTGCCGAATCGCCGCAGGGCAGATTCCCTCCGCAAAGGTTTTTGAAAACGAGGAGGTTCTGGCCTTTCTGGATATTGGCCCGGTATCGGATGGGCATACACTGGTAATCCCCAGGCGGCATTACAACCGGCTGGATGAATGCCCGGCCTCGACGCTTTCGAGTCTGGCGGCCGTTTTATCTCAAGTTTCCGGGGCCGTCCAAAAGGCGATGAAAGCGGATGGATACAATGTGCTTTGCAACAACGGCCGAGCGGCCGGACAAATTGTCGAGCATCTGCATTTTCATATTATTCCCAGAAAGACAGGGGATGGGCTGTTCCGGAACTGGCCTTCCTATTCCTATCCGGAAGGAAAGGCCGCTCAGATAGCCGAACAAATTCGCCGGATGCTCGAAAAATAA
- the rpsD gene encoding 30S ribosomal protein S4, producing the protein MARYLEPTCRLCRREGMKLMLKGTRCETAKCAIERREKSMAPGMHGWRRGRYSDYGVRLREKQKVKRYYGLMEKQFMSIFREAARRKGNTGRTLLELLERRLDNVVFKLNFAPSRKAARQLIAHGHIYLNGRRVDIPDRLVNIGDKITLKNSERTRKLVKAQLEANPNFQVQGWLQLDASKPAATVVALPSREDVQLAIEEHLVVEFCSK; encoded by the coding sequence ATGGCACGTTATCTTGAACCTACATGTCGGTTATGCCGGCGAGAAGGAATGAAGCTGATGCTCAAGGGCACACGGTGCGAAACCGCCAAGTGTGCGATTGAGCGGCGGGAAAAGAGCATGGCTCCCGGAATGCACGGCTGGCGGAGAGGACGCTACAGCGATTACGGCGTTCGCCTTCGCGAAAAGCAGAAGGTCAAACGGTATTACGGGCTGATGGAAAAGCAGTTTATGAGCATTTTCCGCGAAGCCGCCCGCCGGAAAGGCAACACTGGACGTACGCTGCTGGAGCTTCTCGAACGGCGTCTGGATAATGTGGTGTTTAAGCTGAACTTTGCTCCCTCCCGCAAGGCGGCCCGGCAGCTGATTGCCCATGGGCATATTTATCTGAACGGCCGGCGGGTGGATATTCCGGACCGACTAGTCAATATCGGCGACAAGATTACCCTGAAGAACTCGGAACGGACCCGCAAGCTGGTCAAGGCCCAGCTGGAGGCCAATCCGAATTTTCAGGTGCAGGGCTGGCTTCAGCTGGATGCCTCCAAGCCGGCGGCCACTGTCGTGGCTCTGCCGTCCCGTGAGGATGTCCAGCTGGCGATTGAAGAACATCTGGTTGTGGAGTTCTGTTCGAAATAA
- the infA gene encoding translation initiation factor IF-1: protein MAKKDAIRLEATVVEALPNAMFRVELQNGHRILAHVSGKMRMHFIRILPGDKVLVEMSPYDLTRGRIITRS from the coding sequence ATGGCGAAAAAAGATGCCATCAGACTGGAAGCGACGGTCGTAGAAGCTCTTCCGAATGCCATGTTTCGGGTAGAGCTGCAGAACGGCCATCGCATCCTGGCCCATGTGTCCGGAAAAATGCGGATGCATTTTATCCGGATACTGCCGGGGGATAAGGTGCTGGTGGAGATGAGTCCTTATGATTTGACCCGAGGACGGATTATTACGAGAAGTTAA
- the rplQ gene encoding 50S ribosomal protein L17, protein MRHRIAGRQLGRTSEHRLALRRNLAASLFEHETISTTLEKAKEVRGFAEKLITLAKKGNLHARRQALRLLNDRAIYKEEDGRMVKVGTVIGKLFSDIGPRFLDRPGGYTRIIRLPRHRLGDNGRLVLLQLVEQGKSEPEKTSKKS, encoded by the coding sequence ATGCGTCATCGGATAGCAGGAAGACAATTGGGACGAACCAGCGAGCATCGGCTCGCCCTGCGTCGGAATCTGGCGGCTTCTCTGTTTGAGCATGAGACGATTTCGACGACGCTGGAAAAAGCCAAAGAGGTCCGCGGATTTGCCGAGAAGCTGATTACGCTGGCCAAAAAGGGGAATCTTCACGCCCGTCGGCAGGCACTTCGTCTGCTGAACGACCGGGCGATTTACAAAGAAGAGGACGGCCGAATGGTCAAGGTGGGCACGGTGATTGGAAAGCTTTTCAGTGATATCGGCCCCCGTTTCCTGGACCGGCCGGGCGGCTATACGCGAATTATTCGCCTGCCCAGGCACCGGCTCGGCGACAACGGGCGTCTGGTTCTGCTTCAGCTGGTTGAGCAGGGCAAATCAGAACCGGAAAAGACCTCCAAGAAGTCCTAA
- a CDS encoding polyphosphate polymerase domain-containing protein has translation MVEPVKRSPGKDTVPLEPAELSGPSPIQAELAGPSREEIAPVCSLGRKDLTCCRYELKYRITEGKAQAIRDFVQHYLSVDKYALMYPDRQYPISSLYWDSPDLQLCRETLSGKSNRFKLRIRTYNDLPQTPLFLEVKRRVNKVIVKSRARVERSELQAALEGTLDLHGRSEKDRQALKQFLFYKQALQAQPVVLVRYMREAYEGEGDHRVRVTFDRQLHFRKPHGLEVTLNGPGWQTVPVPFVVLEIKFTDHYPAWLETMIRLFELNLSSMSKYVSSVSCFSEGVLFRYLE, from the coding sequence GTGGTAGAACCGGTCAAGAGGTCGCCGGGAAAAGATACCGTTCCCCTCGAACCCGCTGAGCTTTCCGGCCCCTCTCCAATTCAGGCAGAACTCGCCGGCCCATCCAGGGAGGAAATCGCTCCGGTCTGTTCTCTGGGCCGCAAAGATTTAACCTGCTGCCGCTATGAATTGAAGTACCGAATTACGGAGGGAAAAGCTCAGGCCATTCGAGATTTTGTTCAGCACTATTTGTCGGTGGATAAATATGCCCTGATGTATCCGGACCGTCAGTACCCTATTTCGAGTCTGTATTGGGACTCTCCAGACCTTCAGCTGTGCCGGGAAACGCTTTCGGGCAAGTCGAACCGGTTTAAATTGCGGATTCGAACGTACAATGACCTGCCGCAGACCCCGCTGTTTTTGGAAGTCAAGCGGCGGGTGAATAAAGTAATTGTCAAAAGCCGGGCTCGAGTTGAACGCTCAGAACTGCAGGCTGCCCTGGAGGGGACGCTGGACCTTCACGGCCGCTCGGAGAAAGACCGCCAGGCCCTCAAGCAGTTTTTGTTTTACAAACAGGCGCTGCAGGCTCAGCCGGTCGTTCTGGTTCGGTATATGCGGGAGGCCTATGAAGGGGAGGGCGACCATCGGGTGCGGGTTACTTTTGATCGGCAGCTTCATTTCCGCAAACCGCACGGGCTGGAGGTGACGCTGAATGGACCGGGCTGGCAGACCGTGCCGGTTCCGTTTGTCGTTTTGGAAATCAAGTTTACGGACCATTATCCGGCCTGGCTGGAGACGATGATTCGCCTGTTTGAACTGAATCTGTCGTCAATGTCCAAATATGTCTCCTCTGTATCCTGTTTTTCGGAAGGGGTCCTCTTCCGATATCTGGAATGA
- a CDS encoding DNA-directed RNA polymerase subunit alpha has product MRITWRGLELPTRVQKDTDVSTDRYGRFIIEPFERGFGTTIGNSLRRILLSSLEGSAVESIKIQNVTHEFTSIPGVMEDVTDIVLNVKRLVVRMQGDQRRTMKVRANQVGPVTAGMIECDPAIEIINKDLVLATLTENVNFEMEMVVGNGRGYSPASERIAASDRAEQEIGRIEVDAIYSPVLRVRYKTEDTRVGQRTNYDKLILEIWTDGTVTPEMALVEAGKILRKYINPIVQYDQLGKETVEEAVQAEPQPSKAVNEELAAKLAMPIEQLELTVRSSNCLESNNIQTVGQLVKMTEADLLKIRSFGKTSLREVKRKLAELGLSLGMTGV; this is encoded by the coding sequence ATGAGAATTACCTGGAGAGGTTTGGAACTGCCGACGCGTGTGCAGAAGGACACGGATGTGTCCACCGACCGGTACGGCCGGTTTATTATCGAGCCGTTTGAACGGGGATTCGGCACGACAATCGGAAACAGTCTTCGGCGGATTCTGCTTTCTTCGCTGGAAGGCAGCGCCGTTGAATCCATTAAGATTCAGAATGTCACGCATGAATTTACGTCCATCCCGGGGGTGATGGAGGACGTGACGGATATCGTTTTGAACGTCAAGCGTCTGGTGGTTCGGATGCAGGGCGACCAGCGCCGCACGATGAAAGTGCGTGCGAATCAGGTCGGTCCTGTGACGGCGGGCATGATTGAGTGCGACCCGGCGATTGAAATCATCAACAAGGATCTGGTGCTGGCGACGCTGACGGAAAATGTAAACTTTGAGATGGAAATGGTGGTGGGCAACGGCCGCGGCTATTCGCCGGCTTCCGAGCGGATTGCGGCCTCCGACCGCGCAGAGCAGGAAATCGGGCGGATTGAGGTCGATGCGATTTATTCGCCGGTTCTGCGCGTACGCTATAAGACGGAGGATACACGAGTCGGCCAGCGCACCAACTATGACAAGCTGATTCTGGAAATCTGGACGGACGGCACCGTCACGCCGGAAATGGCTCTGGTGGAAGCGGGCAAGATTCTCCGCAAGTACATCAACCCGATTGTTCAGTATGACCAGCTGGGCAAAGAGACTGTGGAAGAGGCGGTCCAGGCCGAGCCGCAGCCGTCCAAGGCGGTCAATGAGGAACTGGCGGCCAAACTGGCGATGCCGATTGAGCAGCTGGAGCTGACGGTCCGCTCGAGCAACTGCCTGGAGTCGAACAATATTCAGACCGTCGGACAGCTGGTGAAGATGACGGAAGCGGACCTGCTGAAGATTCGCAGCTTCGGGAAAACCAGTCTGCGTGAGGTCAAGCGGAAACTGGCGGAACTCGGATTGTCCTTAGGGATGACCGGAGTCTAA
- the rpmJ gene encoding 50S ribosomal protein L36, whose amino-acid sequence MKVRSSVKRICENCKLVRRKGVLRVICSNPRHKQRQG is encoded by the coding sequence ATGAAAGTACGAAGTTCCGTAAAACGAATTTGTGAAAACTGCAAGTTGGTCCGACGCAAAGGGGTTTTGCGAGTGATTTGTTCGAATCCCCGTCATAAGCAGCGTCAGGGCTGA
- a CDS encoding adenylate kinase — protein MKLILLGPPGAGKGTQCKRIAEKYGLAHLSSGDILRAERAAGTELGRKAQSYMDSGGLVPDDLIIDMMIGAIKKTGSKGYVLDGFPRTVVQAEGLDAALKKAGETIDAIVSLEVPDEAILDRMTGRRSCPKCGAVYHIVNLKPKVDGQCDKGCGPLVQRKDDSPEVVSNRLKTYHEQTAAVLGYYRRTQSRIIVIDADQPIDKVSEAVFAALGRLGR, from the coding sequence ATGAAGCTGATTCTTTTGGGACCGCCCGGTGCCGGCAAAGGCACACAGTGCAAGCGAATCGCAGAAAAATACGGCCTGGCCCATTTGTCCAGCGGAGATATCCTTCGGGCCGAACGGGCGGCCGGGACCGAATTGGGGCGCAAGGCCCAGTCCTATATGGATTCCGGCGGTCTGGTTCCGGATGATTTGATAATTGATATGATGATTGGGGCGATTAAGAAAACCGGCTCCAAAGGATATGTTCTGGACGGTTTTCCCCGTACCGTCGTGCAGGCGGAAGGGCTGGATGCCGCGCTGAAAAAGGCCGGAGAGACCATCGATGCGATCGTTTCGCTGGAAGTTCCGGATGAGGCGATTCTGGACCGGATGACCGGCCGGCGGAGCTGTCCGAAATGCGGGGCTGTTTATCATATTGTCAACCTGAAGCCGAAAGTGGACGGACAGTGTGATAAAGGCTGCGGCCCGCTTGTGCAGCGCAAGGATGACAGTCCCGAAGTGGTTTCGAATCGACTGAAAACGTACCATGAGCAGACGGCGGCGGTTCTGGGATATTATCGCCGTACGCAAAGCCGGATTATTGTGATTGATGCGGACCAGCCGATTGACAAAGTCAGTGAGGCCGTTTTTGCAGCACTCGGGCGGCTGGGACGTTAA